One window of Pieris napi chromosome 14, ilPieNapi1.2, whole genome shotgun sequence genomic DNA carries:
- the LOC125055982 gene encoding probable phosphorylase b kinase regulatory subunit beta isoform X3 produces the protein MKRRRDHPDLMIRQGSIDDINAQQFLKIANYEDTVRQLDIYYAIVKRQLLRFQSPITGLFPVLSSDLHIASVRDSIYCASAVWGLYQAYRRIDDDRGKSHELGQSTVKCMRGVLECWIKQSARVEAFKTRQSAAHALHVKFHLTTGEPVLDDEQYHHLQIDVVSLYLLFLVQMITSGLQIIYTQDEVAFVQNLVYYVERAYRTPDYGMWERGSKYNDGTPEIHASSIGMAKAALEAINGCNLFGDKGASWSVVYVDIDAHNRNRSIFETMLPRESSSKGVDAALLPTISFPAFATHEDILVQLTKTNLLNRLKGKYGFKRFSRDGYKCVLEDPNRRYYNEGELKEFDGMESEWPLFYVMMIIDGVFRTLPEQVEEYQKLLKSRIYMDEFGDPVIPWYYYVPREGVESERNEPYSVRRVPANQPGDNDNKDTGGLFLWAQSLFVLAQLLTGGLLHVNELDPIRRYLPSYNRPRRAGRYSAFQGIATDLVVQVVLIAESMRLQAMMGTYGIQTQTPHEVEPVQVCSSTQLVHVYRELGVCAKLKLTGRPIRPVGSLGTSKIYRVCGMTVLCYPLIFEVSEFYLYRDMALLIDDIKTELQFVGKYWRLSGRPTVCLLVREEHMRDPHFKQMLDLFAMLKKGHCDGVKVRLGRLQNLISSSCIEHLDFMSQGEFPSEMFTQFKQLQHDYIGYQSLTDVPRTLTYREQILNYESFKHRSTSDVVEALRSTENIYAQSQLWGILMDREGPMYEVSGMSALESLKSLYHSAGVLRQWRAVRYCSSLLNHTVDSISPFITTVLVNGKQLTVGVIGQKETVFDKPMTPGEIQSVMYSTIQPYDVIGAVLQQEVVLYCGRLIATNPDMFRGILKIRVGWVLEAIRIYLELFPNEKKADATLESLSPFKLRTLLQRVLTVSDWADEAGLTQLQRRQLEGCLCRVPKHFYVHVWDILLSTPQGIIVQGHAIPAQPTLVNMSRSELSFALLVEEALVRIPSAARRQLCVELLCVLATILRRNPELYLQQPLDLDKLLDDAHSTYAKDSGQPVSDCSLAGATATVTLGYLARAVVNSVLQMAAAPHLATAAPTDHDSCLIT, from the exons ATGAAAAGAAGAAGG gaTCACCCGGACCTAATGATTCGCCAGGGCAGCATTGATGACATCAATGCTCAGCAATTTCTGAAAATAGCTAATTATGAAGACACTGTCAGGCAGCTAGATATTTATTATGCCATTG TTAAACGGCAGTTACTACGATTTCAAAGCCCCATAACTGGTTTATTCCCAGTGCTTTCCTCTGATCTTCATATAGCAAGTGTGAGGGATAGCATTTACTGTGCTTCAGCTGTATGGGGCCTATACCAAGCTTATAG ACGTATAGATGATGATCGTGGAAAGTCGCATGAATTAGGGCAGAGCACAGTAAAATGTATGAGAGGTGTATTAGAATGCTGGATCAAGCAATCAGCAAGAGTAGAAGCCTTCAAGACTAGGCAGAGTGCGGCCCATGCGTTACATGTTAAGTTCCATCTTACAACAGGAGAACCAGTACTTGATGACGAGCAGTATCATCACTTACAAATTGATGTAGTGTccttatatttactttttttggtACAAATGATTACATCTGGACTTCAAATCATTTATACACAA GATGAAGTTGCATTTGTTCAAAACCTGGTATACTATGTTGAAAGAGCATACAGAACACCTGATTATGGCATGTGGGAACGAGGTTCTAAGTATAATGATGGCACACCAGAAATACATGCATCATCTATAG gtatgGCAAAGGCAGCCCTTGAAGCGATCAATGGATGCAATTTATTTGGTGACAAAGGAGCGTCATGGAGCGTTGTATACGTAGATATTGACGCACACAATAGAAACAGAAGTATTTTTGAAACAATGTTGCCACGGGAGTCTAGTTCTAAg GGTGTTGACGCCGCTCTTCTACCAACGATATCCTTCCCAGCTTTCGCAACGCACGAAGATATCTTAGTACAATTAACGAAAACGAACCTTTTGAATCGCTTGAAAGGGAAATATGGTTTTAAAAGGTTTAGTCGGGACGGTTATAAGTGTGTGTTGGAAGATCCCAATAGGCGTTATTATAATGAGGGTGAATTGAAGGAATTTGATGGAATGGAATCTGAGTGGCCGCTTTTCTATGTAATGATGATCATTGATGGTGTGTTTAGGACATTGCCGGAGCAGGTTGAGGAGTATCAGAAGTTGTTGAAGTCGAGAATATATATGGATGAATTTGGtg ATCCAGTCATCCCCTGGTACTACTACGTGCCTCGAGAAGGTGTTGAAAGTGAACGCAACGAACCCTATTCCGTACGAAGAGTTCCGGCAA ACCAACCAGGAGATAATGACAATAAAg ATACCGGAGGATTATTCCTATGGGCGCAATCATTGTTCGTGCTGGCTCAACTGTTAACGGGTGGGTTACTACACGTAAACGAGTTAGATCCTATACGACGGTATCTCCCTTCATATAATCGACCTAGGAGGGCTGGACGGTATTCTGCTTTTCag GGTATTGCTACTGACCTAGTGGTTCAAGTTGTTCTTATAGCTGAATCAATGCGGCTTCAAGCTATGATGGGAACGTATGGAATACAAACACAAACACCTCACGAAGTAGAACCAGTGCag GTTTGCAGTTCTACGCAATTGGTACACGTTTATCGCGAATTGGGTGTATGCGCTAAGTTGAAACTGACAGGTCGTCCCATTCGACCCGTAGGTTCCCTGGGAACTAGTAAG atttatcgCGTGTGCGGAATGACAGTTTTGTGCTATCCGCTGATTTTTGAAGTGTCAGAGTTCTACTTATATCGGGATATGGCTCTTTTAATCGATGATATTAAAACTGAATTGCAATTTGTTGGGAA ATATTGGCGTCTTTCGGGAAGGCCAACAGTGTGTCTATTAGTTCGTGAAGAACACATGCGAGACCCCCACTTTAAGCAGATGTTAGATCTCTTCGCGATGCTGAAGAAGGGGCACTGTGATGGGGTCAAAGTGAGACTGGGGCGATTGCAGAATCTTATATCAAGCTCTTGCATAG AGCATCTAGACTTCATGAGTCAAGGTGAATTTCCATCGGAGATGTTCACACAATTCAAACAATTGCAGCACGATTACATTGGCTATCAATCGTTAACTGATGTGCCACGGACACTAACATATAGAGAACAGATTCTTAACTATGAGTCGTTCAAGCACAGATCTACGTCAGATGTAGTCGAAGCTTTGCGATCCACAGAGAATATATATGCACAGAGTCAATTGTGGGGTATTTTGATGGATAGGGAGGGACCTATGTATGAG gtAAGTGGAATGAGTGCCTTGGAGTCCCTTAAAAGCCTGTACCACAGTGCCGGCGTGCTTCGTCAGTGGCGCGCAGTGCGATACTGCTCATCGTTGCTAAACCATACTGTGGACTCTATCAGCCCCTTCATTACCACTGTACTCGTTAACGGAAAGCAG TTAACAGTCGGTGTGATCGGTCAAAAGGAAACTGTCTTCGATAAACCAATGACGCCGGGCGAAATACAATCTGTCATGTATTCAACTATTCAACCTTATGACGTCATTGGCGCTGTGTTGCAACAG GAAGTCGTGCTGTACTGTGGCCGATTGATTGCCACAAATCCTGATATGTTCCGTGGTATACTAAAGATACGTGTAGGGTGGGTGTTGGAAGCGATTCGGATATATTTGGAACTATTCCCCAACGAAAAGAAAGCTGATGCCACCCTCGAAAGTCTATCGCCATTCAAATTACGGACCCTGCTTCAAAGGGTGCTCACTGTATCCGACTGGGCTGATGAAGCGGG ATTAACCCAGTTACAGAGACGGCAATTGGAAGGCTGCCTATGTCGAGTTCCTAAACACTTTTATGTGCACGTTTGGGATATTCTATTGAGTACACCGCAAGGAATTATTGTTCAA GGCCATGCAATACCAGCTCAACCAACCCTAGTGAACATGTCCCGTTCGGAACTATCATTTGCATTATTAGTAGAAGAGGCACTAGTCCGTATACCGTCAGCGGCTCGTCGCCAACTTTGTGTGGAACTACTCTGTGTCCTCGCGACAATATTACGAAGAAACCCGGAGCTGTATCTCCAACAACCATTGGATCTGGATAAATTGCTGGATGACGCGCACTCTACATATGCGAAG GATAGCGGGCAGCCGGTATCCGATTGTTCTTTAGCTGGTGCGACCGCGACCGTTACGTTGGGATATCTCGCTCGGGCGGTTGTTAATAGCGTCTTACAAATGGCTGCCGCGCCACATCTTGCCACAGCTGCCCCTACAGATCACGATTCATGTCTCATaacttaa
- the LOC125055982 gene encoding probable phosphorylase b kinase regulatory subunit beta isoform X4, with protein sequence MKRRRDHPDLMIRQGSIDDINAQQFLKIANYEDTVRQLDIYYAIVKRQLLRFQSPITGLFPVLSSDLHIASVRDSIYCASAVWGLYQAYRRIDDDRGKSHELGQSTVKCMRGVLECWIKQSARVEAFKTRQSAAHALHVKFHLTTGEPVLDDEQYHHLQIDVVSLYLLFLVQMITSGLQIIYTQDEVAFVQNLVYYVERAYRTPDYGMWERGSKYNDGTPEIHASSIGMAKAALEAINGCNLFGDKGASWSVVYVDIDAHNRNRSIFETMLPRESSSKGVDAALLPTISFPAFATHEDILVQLTKTNLLNRLKGKYGFKRFSRDGYKCVLEDPNRRYYNEGELKEFDGMESEWPLFYVMMIIDGVFRTLPEQVEEYQKLLKSRIYMDEFGDPVIPWYYYVPREGVESERNEPYSVRRVPANTGGLFLWAQSLFVLAQLLTGGLLHVNELDPIRRYLPSYNRPRRAGRYSAFQAKPAFGIATDLVVQVVLIAESMRLQAMMGTYGIQTQTPHEVEPVQVCSSTQLVHVYRELGVCAKLKLTGRPIRPVGSLGTSKIYRVCGMTVLCYPLIFEVSEFYLYRDMALLIDDIKTELQFVGKYWRLSGRPTVCLLVREEHMRDPHFKQMLDLFAMLKKGHCDGVKVRLGRLQNLISSSCIEHLDFMSQGEFPSEMFTQFKQLQHDYIGYQSLTDVPRTLTYREQILNYESFKHRSTSDVVEALRSTENIYAQSQLWGILMDREGPMYEVSGMSALESLKSLYHSAGVLRQWRAVRYCSSLLNHTVDSISPFITTVLVNGKQLTVGVIGQKETVFDKPMTPGEIQSVMYSTIQPYDVIGAVLQQEVVLYCGRLIATNPDMFRGILKIRVGWVLEAIRIYLELFPNEKKADATLESLSPFKLRTLLQRVLTVSDWADEAGLTQLQRRQLEGCLCRVPKHFYVHVWDILLSTPQGIIVQGHAIPAQPTLVNMSRSELSFALLVEEALVRIPSAARRQLCVELLCVLATILRRNPELYLQQPLDLDKLLDDAHSTYAKDSGQPVSDCSLAGATATVTLGYLARAVVNSVLQMAAAPHLATAAPTDHDSCLIT encoded by the exons ATGAAAAGAAGAAGG gaTCACCCGGACCTAATGATTCGCCAGGGCAGCATTGATGACATCAATGCTCAGCAATTTCTGAAAATAGCTAATTATGAAGACACTGTCAGGCAGCTAGATATTTATTATGCCATTG TTAAACGGCAGTTACTACGATTTCAAAGCCCCATAACTGGTTTATTCCCAGTGCTTTCCTCTGATCTTCATATAGCAAGTGTGAGGGATAGCATTTACTGTGCTTCAGCTGTATGGGGCCTATACCAAGCTTATAG ACGTATAGATGATGATCGTGGAAAGTCGCATGAATTAGGGCAGAGCACAGTAAAATGTATGAGAGGTGTATTAGAATGCTGGATCAAGCAATCAGCAAGAGTAGAAGCCTTCAAGACTAGGCAGAGTGCGGCCCATGCGTTACATGTTAAGTTCCATCTTACAACAGGAGAACCAGTACTTGATGACGAGCAGTATCATCACTTACAAATTGATGTAGTGTccttatatttactttttttggtACAAATGATTACATCTGGACTTCAAATCATTTATACACAA GATGAAGTTGCATTTGTTCAAAACCTGGTATACTATGTTGAAAGAGCATACAGAACACCTGATTATGGCATGTGGGAACGAGGTTCTAAGTATAATGATGGCACACCAGAAATACATGCATCATCTATAG gtatgGCAAAGGCAGCCCTTGAAGCGATCAATGGATGCAATTTATTTGGTGACAAAGGAGCGTCATGGAGCGTTGTATACGTAGATATTGACGCACACAATAGAAACAGAAGTATTTTTGAAACAATGTTGCCACGGGAGTCTAGTTCTAAg GGTGTTGACGCCGCTCTTCTACCAACGATATCCTTCCCAGCTTTCGCAACGCACGAAGATATCTTAGTACAATTAACGAAAACGAACCTTTTGAATCGCTTGAAAGGGAAATATGGTTTTAAAAGGTTTAGTCGGGACGGTTATAAGTGTGTGTTGGAAGATCCCAATAGGCGTTATTATAATGAGGGTGAATTGAAGGAATTTGATGGAATGGAATCTGAGTGGCCGCTTTTCTATGTAATGATGATCATTGATGGTGTGTTTAGGACATTGCCGGAGCAGGTTGAGGAGTATCAGAAGTTGTTGAAGTCGAGAATATATATGGATGAATTTGGtg ATCCAGTCATCCCCTGGTACTACTACGTGCCTCGAGAAGGTGTTGAAAGTGAACGCAACGAACCCTATTCCGTACGAAGAGTTCCGGCAA ATACCGGAGGATTATTCCTATGGGCGCAATCATTGTTCGTGCTGGCTCAACTGTTAACGGGTGGGTTACTACACGTAAACGAGTTAGATCCTATACGACGGTATCTCCCTTCATATAATCGACCTAGGAGGGCTGGACGGTATTCTGCTTTTCag GCTAAACCAGCGTTC GGTATTGCTACTGACCTAGTGGTTCAAGTTGTTCTTATAGCTGAATCAATGCGGCTTCAAGCTATGATGGGAACGTATGGAATACAAACACAAACACCTCACGAAGTAGAACCAGTGCag GTTTGCAGTTCTACGCAATTGGTACACGTTTATCGCGAATTGGGTGTATGCGCTAAGTTGAAACTGACAGGTCGTCCCATTCGACCCGTAGGTTCCCTGGGAACTAGTAAG atttatcgCGTGTGCGGAATGACAGTTTTGTGCTATCCGCTGATTTTTGAAGTGTCAGAGTTCTACTTATATCGGGATATGGCTCTTTTAATCGATGATATTAAAACTGAATTGCAATTTGTTGGGAA ATATTGGCGTCTTTCGGGAAGGCCAACAGTGTGTCTATTAGTTCGTGAAGAACACATGCGAGACCCCCACTTTAAGCAGATGTTAGATCTCTTCGCGATGCTGAAGAAGGGGCACTGTGATGGGGTCAAAGTGAGACTGGGGCGATTGCAGAATCTTATATCAAGCTCTTGCATAG AGCATCTAGACTTCATGAGTCAAGGTGAATTTCCATCGGAGATGTTCACACAATTCAAACAATTGCAGCACGATTACATTGGCTATCAATCGTTAACTGATGTGCCACGGACACTAACATATAGAGAACAGATTCTTAACTATGAGTCGTTCAAGCACAGATCTACGTCAGATGTAGTCGAAGCTTTGCGATCCACAGAGAATATATATGCACAGAGTCAATTGTGGGGTATTTTGATGGATAGGGAGGGACCTATGTATGAG gtAAGTGGAATGAGTGCCTTGGAGTCCCTTAAAAGCCTGTACCACAGTGCCGGCGTGCTTCGTCAGTGGCGCGCAGTGCGATACTGCTCATCGTTGCTAAACCATACTGTGGACTCTATCAGCCCCTTCATTACCACTGTACTCGTTAACGGAAAGCAG TTAACAGTCGGTGTGATCGGTCAAAAGGAAACTGTCTTCGATAAACCAATGACGCCGGGCGAAATACAATCTGTCATGTATTCAACTATTCAACCTTATGACGTCATTGGCGCTGTGTTGCAACAG GAAGTCGTGCTGTACTGTGGCCGATTGATTGCCACAAATCCTGATATGTTCCGTGGTATACTAAAGATACGTGTAGGGTGGGTGTTGGAAGCGATTCGGATATATTTGGAACTATTCCCCAACGAAAAGAAAGCTGATGCCACCCTCGAAAGTCTATCGCCATTCAAATTACGGACCCTGCTTCAAAGGGTGCTCACTGTATCCGACTGGGCTGATGAAGCGGG ATTAACCCAGTTACAGAGACGGCAATTGGAAGGCTGCCTATGTCGAGTTCCTAAACACTTTTATGTGCACGTTTGGGATATTCTATTGAGTACACCGCAAGGAATTATTGTTCAA GGCCATGCAATACCAGCTCAACCAACCCTAGTGAACATGTCCCGTTCGGAACTATCATTTGCATTATTAGTAGAAGAGGCACTAGTCCGTATACCGTCAGCGGCTCGTCGCCAACTTTGTGTGGAACTACTCTGTGTCCTCGCGACAATATTACGAAGAAACCCGGAGCTGTATCTCCAACAACCATTGGATCTGGATAAATTGCTGGATGACGCGCACTCTACATATGCGAAG GATAGCGGGCAGCCGGTATCCGATTGTTCTTTAGCTGGTGCGACCGCGACCGTTACGTTGGGATATCTCGCTCGGGCGGTTGTTAATAGCGTCTTACAAATGGCTGCCGCGCCACATCTTGCCACAGCTGCCCCTACAGATCACGATTCATGTCTCATaacttaa
- the LOC125055982 gene encoding probable phosphorylase b kinase regulatory subunit beta isoform X5, translating into MIRQGSIDDINAQQFLKIANYEDTVRQLDIYYAIVKRQLLRFQSPITGLFPVLSSDLHIASVRDSIYCASAVWGLYQAYRRIDDDRGKSHELGQSTVKCMRGVLECWIKQSARVEAFKTRQSAAHALHVKFHLTTGEPVLDDEQYHHLQIDVVSLYLLFLVQMITSGLQIIYTQDEVAFVQNLVYYVERAYRTPDYGMWERGSKYNDGTPEIHASSIGMAKAALEAINGCNLFGDKGASWSVVYVDIDAHNRNRSIFETMLPRESSSKGVDAALLPTISFPAFATHEDILVQLTKTNLLNRLKGKYGFKRFSRDGYKCVLEDPNRRYYNEGELKEFDGMESEWPLFYVMMIIDGVFRTLPEQVEEYQKLLKSRIYMDEFGDPVIPWYYYVPREGVESERNEPYSVRRVPANQPGDNDNKDTGGLFLWAQSLFVLAQLLTGGLLHVNELDPIRRYLPSYNRPRRAGRYSAFQAKPAFGIATDLVVQVVLIAESMRLQAMMGTYGIQTQTPHEVEPVQVCSSTQLVHVYRELGVCAKLKLTGRPIRPVGSLGTSKIYRVCGMTVLCYPLIFEVSEFYLYRDMALLIDDIKTELQFVGKYWRLSGRPTVCLLVREEHMRDPHFKQMLDLFAMLKKGHCDGVKVRLGRLQNLISSSCIEHLDFMSQGEFPSEMFTQFKQLQHDYIGYQSLTDVPRTLTYREQILNYESFKHRSTSDVVEALRSTENIYAQSQLWGILMDREGPMYEVSGMSALESLKSLYHSAGVLRQWRAVRYCSSLLNHTVDSISPFITTVLVNGKQLTVGVIGQKETVFDKPMTPGEIQSVMYSTIQPYDVIGAVLQQEVVLYCGRLIATNPDMFRGILKIRVGWVLEAIRIYLELFPNEKKADATLESLSPFKLRTLLQRVLTVSDWADEAGLTQLQRRQLEGCLCRVPKHFYVHVWDILLSTPQGIIVQGHAIPAQPTLVNMSRSELSFALLVEEALVRIPSAARRQLCVELLCVLATILRRNPELYLQQPLDLDKLLDDAHSTYAKDSGQPVSDCSLAGATATVTLGYLARAVVNSVLQMAAAPHLATAAPTDHDSCLIT; encoded by the exons ATGATTCGCCAGGGCAGCATTGATGACATCAATGCTCAGCAATTTCTGAAAATAGCTAATTATGAAGACACTGTCAGGCAGCTAGATATTTATTATGCCATTG TTAAACGGCAGTTACTACGATTTCAAAGCCCCATAACTGGTTTATTCCCAGTGCTTTCCTCTGATCTTCATATAGCAAGTGTGAGGGATAGCATTTACTGTGCTTCAGCTGTATGGGGCCTATACCAAGCTTATAG ACGTATAGATGATGATCGTGGAAAGTCGCATGAATTAGGGCAGAGCACAGTAAAATGTATGAGAGGTGTATTAGAATGCTGGATCAAGCAATCAGCAAGAGTAGAAGCCTTCAAGACTAGGCAGAGTGCGGCCCATGCGTTACATGTTAAGTTCCATCTTACAACAGGAGAACCAGTACTTGATGACGAGCAGTATCATCACTTACAAATTGATGTAGTGTccttatatttactttttttggtACAAATGATTACATCTGGACTTCAAATCATTTATACACAA GATGAAGTTGCATTTGTTCAAAACCTGGTATACTATGTTGAAAGAGCATACAGAACACCTGATTATGGCATGTGGGAACGAGGTTCTAAGTATAATGATGGCACACCAGAAATACATGCATCATCTATAG gtatgGCAAAGGCAGCCCTTGAAGCGATCAATGGATGCAATTTATTTGGTGACAAAGGAGCGTCATGGAGCGTTGTATACGTAGATATTGACGCACACAATAGAAACAGAAGTATTTTTGAAACAATGTTGCCACGGGAGTCTAGTTCTAAg GGTGTTGACGCCGCTCTTCTACCAACGATATCCTTCCCAGCTTTCGCAACGCACGAAGATATCTTAGTACAATTAACGAAAACGAACCTTTTGAATCGCTTGAAAGGGAAATATGGTTTTAAAAGGTTTAGTCGGGACGGTTATAAGTGTGTGTTGGAAGATCCCAATAGGCGTTATTATAATGAGGGTGAATTGAAGGAATTTGATGGAATGGAATCTGAGTGGCCGCTTTTCTATGTAATGATGATCATTGATGGTGTGTTTAGGACATTGCCGGAGCAGGTTGAGGAGTATCAGAAGTTGTTGAAGTCGAGAATATATATGGATGAATTTGGtg ATCCAGTCATCCCCTGGTACTACTACGTGCCTCGAGAAGGTGTTGAAAGTGAACGCAACGAACCCTATTCCGTACGAAGAGTTCCGGCAA ACCAACCAGGAGATAATGACAATAAAg ATACCGGAGGATTATTCCTATGGGCGCAATCATTGTTCGTGCTGGCTCAACTGTTAACGGGTGGGTTACTACACGTAAACGAGTTAGATCCTATACGACGGTATCTCCCTTCATATAATCGACCTAGGAGGGCTGGACGGTATTCTGCTTTTCag GCTAAACCAGCGTTC GGTATTGCTACTGACCTAGTGGTTCAAGTTGTTCTTATAGCTGAATCAATGCGGCTTCAAGCTATGATGGGAACGTATGGAATACAAACACAAACACCTCACGAAGTAGAACCAGTGCag GTTTGCAGTTCTACGCAATTGGTACACGTTTATCGCGAATTGGGTGTATGCGCTAAGTTGAAACTGACAGGTCGTCCCATTCGACCCGTAGGTTCCCTGGGAACTAGTAAG atttatcgCGTGTGCGGAATGACAGTTTTGTGCTATCCGCTGATTTTTGAAGTGTCAGAGTTCTACTTATATCGGGATATGGCTCTTTTAATCGATGATATTAAAACTGAATTGCAATTTGTTGGGAA ATATTGGCGTCTTTCGGGAAGGCCAACAGTGTGTCTATTAGTTCGTGAAGAACACATGCGAGACCCCCACTTTAAGCAGATGTTAGATCTCTTCGCGATGCTGAAGAAGGGGCACTGTGATGGGGTCAAAGTGAGACTGGGGCGATTGCAGAATCTTATATCAAGCTCTTGCATAG AGCATCTAGACTTCATGAGTCAAGGTGAATTTCCATCGGAGATGTTCACACAATTCAAACAATTGCAGCACGATTACATTGGCTATCAATCGTTAACTGATGTGCCACGGACACTAACATATAGAGAACAGATTCTTAACTATGAGTCGTTCAAGCACAGATCTACGTCAGATGTAGTCGAAGCTTTGCGATCCACAGAGAATATATATGCACAGAGTCAATTGTGGGGTATTTTGATGGATAGGGAGGGACCTATGTATGAG gtAAGTGGAATGAGTGCCTTGGAGTCCCTTAAAAGCCTGTACCACAGTGCCGGCGTGCTTCGTCAGTGGCGCGCAGTGCGATACTGCTCATCGTTGCTAAACCATACTGTGGACTCTATCAGCCCCTTCATTACCACTGTACTCGTTAACGGAAAGCAG TTAACAGTCGGTGTGATCGGTCAAAAGGAAACTGTCTTCGATAAACCAATGACGCCGGGCGAAATACAATCTGTCATGTATTCAACTATTCAACCTTATGACGTCATTGGCGCTGTGTTGCAACAG GAAGTCGTGCTGTACTGTGGCCGATTGATTGCCACAAATCCTGATATGTTCCGTGGTATACTAAAGATACGTGTAGGGTGGGTGTTGGAAGCGATTCGGATATATTTGGAACTATTCCCCAACGAAAAGAAAGCTGATGCCACCCTCGAAAGTCTATCGCCATTCAAATTACGGACCCTGCTTCAAAGGGTGCTCACTGTATCCGACTGGGCTGATGAAGCGGG ATTAACCCAGTTACAGAGACGGCAATTGGAAGGCTGCCTATGTCGAGTTCCTAAACACTTTTATGTGCACGTTTGGGATATTCTATTGAGTACACCGCAAGGAATTATTGTTCAA GGCCATGCAATACCAGCTCAACCAACCCTAGTGAACATGTCCCGTTCGGAACTATCATTTGCATTATTAGTAGAAGAGGCACTAGTCCGTATACCGTCAGCGGCTCGTCGCCAACTTTGTGTGGAACTACTCTGTGTCCTCGCGACAATATTACGAAGAAACCCGGAGCTGTATCTCCAACAACCATTGGATCTGGATAAATTGCTGGATGACGCGCACTCTACATATGCGAAG GATAGCGGGCAGCCGGTATCCGATTGTTCTTTAGCTGGTGCGACCGCGACCGTTACGTTGGGATATCTCGCTCGGGCGGTTGTTAATAGCGTCTTACAAATGGCTGCCGCGCCACATCTTGCCACAGCTGCCCCTACAGATCACGATTCATGTCTCATaacttaa